One genomic region from Sphingobacterium multivorum encodes:
- a CDS encoding TraR/DksA family transcriptional regulator, producing MANNNEKTRYSDSELQEFKDIILDKLRIAKEELSSLTATLNNSNANGTDDTAGTYKTLEDGSATLEKEQTNQLAARQKKFIDNLEAALVRIENKTYGICRETGKLIQKERLKAVPHTTLSIEAKNKQY from the coding sequence ATGGCAAACAACAACGAGAAAACACGCTATAGCGATTCAGAATTACAAGAATTCAAAGATATTATCTTGGACAAGCTTAGAATAGCAAAAGAAGAGCTTTCCTCGTTGACCGCAACGCTAAATAACAGTAATGCAAATGGTACCGACGATACTGCTGGAACGTACAAGACATTGGAAGACGGTTCAGCTACTTTGGAAAAAGAGCAAACAAATCAATTGGCCGCTCGTCAAAAGAAATTTATCGACAACCTAGAAGCAGCGTTGGTGCGCATCGAGAACAAAACGTATGGTATCTGTAGAGAAACAGGGAAACTGATTCAAAAAGAACGTTTGAAAGCTGTTCCACATACGACTTTGAGCATCGAAGCGAAAAACAAACAGTATTAA
- a CDS encoding lipoprotein signal peptidase, which translates to MKGYTKPIALIVAILLIDQLSKIWVKLTMTIGQSHHVLGKFFQIHFIENNGMAYGMEFGGDYGKLFLTVFRILAVAGIGYGLHYMIKNKYNRGFILNVALILAGALGNIIDSAFYGVIFSESTWYDKASLFPAGGGYSSFLHGKVVDMLYFPLIQGNFPSWVPFWGGEEFLFFRPVFNIADSAISVGVVLILLFQKRYFKTEKEEKSSIHSEIVED; encoded by the coding sequence ATGAAGGGTTATACGAAACCGATCGCACTTATTGTCGCGATACTTTTAATAGACCAATTGTCGAAGATCTGGGTTAAGCTGACTATGACAATCGGACAAAGCCACCATGTATTGGGCAAATTTTTCCAGATTCATTTTATTGAAAACAATGGAATGGCCTATGGGATGGAATTTGGCGGTGATTATGGAAAATTATTTTTGACGGTATTTCGTATTTTAGCCGTAGCGGGTATTGGATACGGCCTGCATTACATGATCAAAAATAAGTATAACCGGGGTTTCATCTTAAATGTTGCTTTAATTCTTGCCGGTGCGCTAGGAAATATCATCGATTCTGCTTTTTACGGTGTCATCTTTAGTGAAAGCACCTGGTATGATAAAGCGAGTTTGTTTCCAGCAGGTGGTGGTTATTCTTCCTTCCTACACGGAAAAGTAGTCGATATGCTTTATTTCCCATTGATTCAAGGTAACTTCCCTTCTTGGGTGCCCTTTTGGGGCGGTGAAGAGTTTCTCTTTTTCCGACCTGTATTCAACATTGCAGATTCGGCGATTTCTGTTGGGGTGGTTTTAATCCTGTTATTTCAAAAACGGTATTTCAAAACCGAAAAAGAAGAAAAATCCAGCATACACAGCGAAATCGTTGAAGATTAA
- a CDS encoding EVE domain-containing protein, which translates to MQYFLVKSEPFKYSWEQFNKDGRTFWDGVRNYQARNNIKAMKEGDLVLFYHSNEGKEVVGVAKVVREFYQDPTTDDERWVVVDLAPVETLKKSVTLETIKADAQLQDIALVRQGRLSVMPLKPEEFDRILALGNE; encoded by the coding sequence ATGCAATACTTCTTAGTAAAATCTGAACCATTTAAATATAGCTGGGAACAATTTAATAAAGATGGCCGTACATTTTGGGATGGTGTTCGTAATTACCAAGCTAGGAATAATATCAAAGCCATGAAAGAAGGTGATTTGGTCCTGTTCTACCATAGCAATGAAGGAAAAGAAGTTGTCGGCGTGGCCAAAGTCGTCAGGGAATTTTATCAGGATCCGACAACAGATGACGAGCGTTGGGTCGTTGTGGATCTGGCACCTGTAGAGACGCTGAAGAAATCCGTTACGTTGGAAACCATTAAGGCTGATGCGCAGTTGCAGGATATCGCTTTGGTCAGACAGGGGCGTCTGTCTGTGATGCCGTTGAAGCCGGAGGAGTTTGATCGGATTTTAGCGCTCGGTAACGAGTAA
- a CDS encoding S46 family peptidase, protein MKKLWMCLLFITTSFAAFADEGMWFLMYLKRLNESDMQKKGLRLSAEEIYSINHSSLKDAIVQFNGGCTAEIVSDQGLVFTNHHCGYGAIAELSTPENDHLTNGFWAKSKNEELKPKSLSVRFFVRMDDVSKRILGLVNNKMSEDERKKIIAAETAKIQKENSENGKYVVEVKSFYQGNEYYYFVYQDYNDVRLVGTPPNSIGKFGGDTDNWEWPRHTGDFSIFRVYADKNGNPAEYAQDNVPLKPKHFLPVSLKGVQEGDFAMILGYPGRTNRWMPSGGINQNVKFAYPAWVEASKTGMDAMKKFMDQDQAVKLNYASKYSQVANYWKNRQGMIDALTLHKTAEAKAKDEAKFDKWANKAANKAEYGDVIKTINEFYASTNEKARHDNYLMGMLRSSAMAALPYTIGSGLEVYAAGDEARRNAILPRLKSAIDAGYEKMYMPLEEQVLIDELNLYAKKAGNIAPYIAELAAKNNGDFTAYVKESVKNSIFASAERLNNYLATPNAEILANDPLYKLSSALLNRYRQVDPSWKAQDDKFEGAYRKYVAGVLASNPKGKFYPDANSTLRLTYGSIKGLPQDPRNDADKNFYTTLKGTIAKYKKGDEEFDLPQRLMDLYNNKDYGRYADKKGHLPVNFLSDNDITGGNSGSPVINGNGELIGLAFDGNIEAMAGDVIFDHKLQRTISVDIRYVLFIIDKFAGATNIIDELKIVE, encoded by the coding sequence ATGAAAAAATTATGGATGTGTTTGTTGTTCATCACAACAAGCTTTGCTGCATTTGCCGATGAGGGAATGTGGTTTTTAATGTATCTAAAGCGTCTGAATGAGTCAGATATGCAGAAAAAAGGACTTCGCTTAAGTGCCGAAGAAATCTACAGCATTAACCACTCGAGCTTAAAGGATGCAATCGTACAATTCAATGGTGGCTGTACCGCTGAGATCGTTTCTGATCAAGGATTGGTATTCACCAACCATCACTGTGGATATGGTGCTATTGCAGAACTTTCTACACCAGAAAATGATCATTTAACAAATGGTTTCTGGGCCAAATCCAAAAATGAAGAATTAAAGCCTAAATCGCTATCGGTTCGCTTTTTTGTGCGTATGGATGATGTTTCAAAACGAATCTTAGGTTTGGTCAACAACAAAATGTCTGAAGATGAACGTAAAAAGATCATTGCTGCTGAGACTGCTAAAATCCAAAAGGAAAATAGCGAAAATGGCAAGTATGTGGTTGAAGTAAAATCGTTCTACCAAGGTAATGAGTACTATTATTTTGTATACCAAGATTACAATGACGTTCGGTTGGTGGGCACGCCTCCAAATAGCATCGGTAAATTTGGTGGTGATACTGATAACTGGGAATGGCCCCGTCATACCGGAGATTTCTCGATTTTCCGCGTATATGCTGATAAAAATGGGAATCCTGCAGAGTATGCACAAGATAATGTTCCTTTGAAACCAAAACATTTCCTACCTGTCAGCTTAAAAGGTGTTCAAGAAGGAGATTTTGCAATGATCTTAGGATATCCAGGTCGTACCAATCGTTGGATGCCTTCTGGTGGCATCAACCAAAATGTTAAATTCGCTTATCCAGCTTGGGTAGAAGCTTCTAAAACAGGTATGGATGCCATGAAAAAATTCATGGACCAAGACCAGGCAGTCAAATTGAACTACGCTTCGAAATACTCTCAAGTAGCGAATTACTGGAAAAACCGTCAAGGAATGATTGACGCTTTGACATTACATAAAACGGCGGAAGCGAAAGCAAAAGACGAAGCTAAATTTGACAAATGGGCAAATAAAGCTGCTAACAAAGCAGAGTACGGTGATGTAATCAAAACAATCAACGAATTTTATGCTTCGACAAACGAGAAAGCTAGACATGACAATTATTTAATGGGCATGCTGCGTTCTAGCGCAATGGCAGCTTTACCGTATACAATCGGATCCGGTTTAGAAGTTTATGCTGCTGGAGATGAAGCAAGAAGAAATGCAATTCTTCCCCGTTTAAAATCGGCCATCGACGCAGGTTATGAAAAAATGTACATGCCGCTTGAAGAGCAGGTATTGATTGACGAATTGAATCTTTACGCTAAAAAAGCAGGAAATATTGCACCATATATTGCAGAATTGGCGGCTAAAAATAATGGTGACTTTACGGCGTATGTCAAAGAATCTGTGAAGAACAGCATCTTCGCTTCAGCAGAACGTTTGAACAATTATCTAGCTACCCCTAACGCTGAAATCTTGGCCAATGATCCATTGTATAAACTTTCTTCGGCCCTACTTAACAGATACCGTCAAGTAGATCCTAGCTGGAAAGCACAAGACGACAAATTTGAAGGTGCTTATCGCAAATATGTTGCTGGTGTATTGGCTTCTAATCCAAAAGGTAAATTCTATCCGGATGCAAACAGTACTTTACGTTTAACTTACGGCTCGATCAAAGGCTTACCACAAGACCCGCGTAACGATGCTGACAAGAACTTTTACACGACGTTAAAAGGTACTATTGCAAAATACAAAAAGGGCGACGAGGAGTTTGATTTGCCACAGCGTTTGATGGATCTGTACAATAATAAGGACTATGGTCGCTATGCGGACAAAAAAGGACATTTACCAGTAAACTTCCTAAGTGACAATGACATAACAGGTGGAAACTCAGGTTCACCAGTGATAAATGGCAACGGGGAATTAATTGGCCTAGCTTTTGATGGTAACATTGAAGCAATGGCTGGCGATGTGATCTTCGACCATAAGCTACAGCGTACAATTTCAGTTGATATCCGTTATGTATTATTTATCATTGATAAATTTGCAGGAGCAACCAACATTATTGACGAACTTAAGATTGTTGAATAG
- a CDS encoding acyl-CoA thioesterase, which translates to MIEKFARESYTEMNELVLPNDTNTFGNLMGGRLLYWMDICSAIAAQKHCSNVVVTVSVDNVSFKRSIKLGEVVTIQAQVTRAFNSSLEVRMEIFASNLPEGTRVKTNEAYYTFVAVDADNNPKAVPVLIPETDIEHKAYEDALQRRELRLILAGKLKPENAKKLKALVSLFSQKN; encoded by the coding sequence ATGATAGAGAAATTTGCGCGAGAGTCATACACAGAGATGAACGAATTGGTATTACCCAACGATACCAATACATTTGGAAATTTGATGGGTGGCCGTTTATTGTATTGGATGGATATCTGTTCGGCTATTGCTGCTCAAAAACACTGTAGCAATGTCGTCGTCACAGTATCTGTTGATAATGTATCTTTTAAGCGCTCCATTAAACTGGGTGAGGTCGTCACGATACAAGCTCAAGTAACACGTGCGTTTAATAGTTCTTTGGAAGTACGCATGGAAATTTTCGCATCTAATTTACCGGAAGGCACCCGTGTAAAAACCAACGAAGCGTATTATACCTTTGTTGCTGTTGATGCGGATAACAACCCCAAAGCTGTGCCGGTATTAATTCCTGAAACAGACATAGAACACAAAGCTTACGAAGATGCATTACAACGAAGAGAGCTGCGCCTTATTCTCGCGGGGAAATTAAAACCTGAAAATGCAAAAAAATTAAAAGCGCTGGTCAGTCTTTTTAGCCAAAAGAATTAA
- a CDS encoding GLPGLI family protein, translating into MKDTKNLLVLLFAFFWAATAFGQYAYFPTQGTVTYDKTVFLKNLLKRYATYAKDEDTRNSIKEMIGQVPENQVLKKKLTFSNEEVLYEHVAEEYSEVVSGLMRSGIFESGISGYQNLKSKVFHSVFELGGERVVVTDSTLKIKWKITNEYREIAGYPCRRANGLVLDSIYAVAFYTDQIPVSGGPSAFNGLPGMILGLAVPELHYNMFATKVELGAVNPSSATLLKKKDKPLTRQQVYDKLKASFGDYLGIKIYNLVMACTFL; encoded by the coding sequence ATGAAAGATACTAAAAATTTACTGGTCCTATTGTTTGCGTTTTTCTGGGCAGCGACAGCATTTGGGCAATATGCTTATTTTCCTACGCAAGGCACAGTTACCTACGATAAGACCGTGTTTCTTAAAAACCTGCTCAAGCGCTATGCCACTTATGCAAAAGATGAGGATACGCGTAACTCCATCAAAGAAATGATCGGTCAGGTCCCCGAAAATCAGGTGCTGAAAAAGAAACTGACATTTTCCAACGAGGAGGTGCTCTATGAGCATGTCGCTGAAGAGTATTCGGAGGTTGTTAGTGGCTTGATGCGTTCTGGAATTTTTGAGTCGGGTATAAGTGGCTATCAGAATCTAAAAAGTAAAGTATTTCATTCCGTTTTTGAATTAGGTGGGGAACGGGTCGTCGTGACTGATTCGACATTAAAGATCAAGTGGAAAATTACGAATGAATACCGTGAAATTGCAGGTTATCCCTGCCGCAGGGCTAATGGACTTGTCCTGGATTCCATCTATGCCGTGGCTTTTTATACGGATCAAATCCCTGTTTCAGGAGGTCCTTCAGCCTTTAATGGGCTACCGGGAATGATCCTTGGGTTGGCTGTCCCTGAACTGCATTACAACATGTTTGCGACGAAGGTGGAATTAGGAGCTGTGAATCCCTCGTCGGCCACTTTGTTAAAAAAGAAAGATAAACCATTGACCAGGCAGCAGGTATATGATAAACTAAAGGCCTCATTTGGTGATTATCTGGGTATTAAGATTTACAATTTGGTGATGGCCTGTACGTTCCTGTAA
- the gldC gene encoding gliding motility protein GldC, protein MKKAEIKLQVALDENNVPENIMWSSTDGNNAEELPAKAMFLALWDSHYKNSMRIDLWTKDMPYDEMKRFFYETLQTLGDSFIRSSGGDPMAEKVIGDLRDYCAHFADKMEVLMPQQ, encoded by the coding sequence ATGAAAAAAGCTGAAATAAAATTACAGGTAGCGTTAGATGAAAACAACGTGCCTGAAAATATCATGTGGTCGTCTACAGATGGAAATAATGCAGAGGAATTACCTGCAAAAGCCATGTTTTTAGCCCTATGGGATTCACATTATAAAAATTCAATGCGTATCGATCTTTGGACTAAAGATATGCCTTACGATGAGATGAAACGTTTTTTCTATGAAACACTTCAAACATTGGGCGACTCCTTTATCCGTTCTTCAGGCGGTGATCCAATGGCAGAAAAGGTTATTGGCGACTTGCGTGATTACTGTGCGCATTTTGCAGATAAAATGGAAGTTTTAATGCCACAACAATAG
- a CDS encoding SDR family oxidoreductase: protein MKKILVTGSNGFLGQKVVDLLAKNDHYDVVAISKGPNRNPNQVNYTFFQVDLSDREKLTDFLAAQTFDAIVHTAAMTSVEACEADQAACQSLNVDLVAYLASYCTTHQTQLVHLSTDFVFDGKKNTPYDETDLPNPQSEYGKSKYASEQVLAQSGCHYAILRTILVYGINADPNRSNLVLWAKSKLSQNEPIKVVNDQWRMPTFVDDLAYACQLAIDREAQGIFHISGAELMSINEAVYKIADFWQLDKGLISEISAASIGQAENRPRQTGFDLTRSNAELGYVPTSFTDALAIIDHQFKTFGR, encoded by the coding sequence ATGAAAAAAATACTAGTGACAGGATCCAATGGATTCCTCGGCCAAAAAGTCGTTGATTTACTTGCTAAAAATGACCACTATGATGTTGTTGCCATTTCAAAGGGTCCAAATCGCAACCCAAATCAAGTGAATTATACTTTCTTTCAAGTAGATCTATCGGATCGGGAAAAACTGACAGACTTTTTAGCTGCACAAACTTTTGATGCAATTGTACATACAGCAGCCATGACAAGTGTGGAAGCTTGTGAAGCAGATCAAGCCGCATGTCAATCGCTTAACGTCGATCTTGTGGCCTATCTTGCCTCCTATTGTACTACACATCAGACTCAACTGGTCCACTTATCTACGGACTTTGTATTTGATGGCAAAAAAAATACGCCTTATGATGAAACAGATCTCCCCAATCCACAAAGTGAATATGGGAAAAGTAAATATGCTTCCGAACAAGTGCTTGCACAATCGGGCTGTCATTATGCTATCCTTCGCACAATATTAGTCTATGGGATCAATGCTGACCCCAATCGTTCGAATCTCGTATTATGGGCCAAAAGTAAGTTGTCACAAAATGAACCTATAAAAGTAGTCAATGACCAATGGAGAATGCCTACCTTTGTTGATGATTTAGCTTATGCTTGCCAACTCGCTATTGACCGAGAAGCACAGGGAATATTTCATATTTCAGGAGCAGAGCTCATGTCGATCAATGAGGCTGTCTACAAAATTGCAGACTTCTGGCAACTAGACAAAGGATTGATTTCGGAGATCAGCGCTGCCAGCATTGGACAGGCAGAAAACAGGCCACGGCAGACAGGCTTTGATCTGACTAGATCTAACGCTGAATTGGGTTATGTGCCGACGTCATTTACGGATGCTTTGGCAATCATAGATCATCAATTCAAAACGTTTGGACGATAA
- a CDS encoding M20/M25/M40 family metallo-hydrolase, with translation MKNISLLLALCCLLGIQIAQAQQIEVSNLKKHIYYLADDKMQGRGTGSKEVFKAADYIEKEFKKYKLEPKGEKGYRQSFKAKVWKVKVADSIRNADNIIGFLDNGADLTVVIGAHYDHLGTGRQGSSKDSLGVGKIHNGADDNASGTAGLLELARYFSSNKEKEPYNLLFIAFGAEELGLVGSKYFTEHPTLPLEKITAMLNMDMIGRYNPSNGLAVIGYGTSSQWPAIFKDVQAPIKFNLSKDGNGGSDQTSFYKKNIPVLFFHTGGHPDYHMPTDDADKIDYNALKSILDLEKTVVENIMKQSSKMDFIWTN, from the coding sequence ATGAAAAACATTAGTCTACTTCTGGCACTTTGCTGCCTACTAGGAATCCAAATAGCACAGGCGCAGCAGATCGAAGTTTCCAACTTAAAGAAACATATTTATTACCTCGCTGACGACAAAATGCAAGGACGAGGAACAGGCAGTAAGGAAGTCTTTAAAGCTGCAGATTATATTGAAAAGGAATTCAAAAAATACAAACTTGAGCCTAAAGGTGAAAAAGGCTACCGCCAATCCTTCAAAGCCAAAGTCTGGAAAGTAAAAGTTGCAGACAGCATTCGCAATGCAGATAATATCATTGGATTTCTTGACAATGGCGCCGACTTAACAGTTGTTATAGGCGCACATTACGATCACCTGGGAACAGGTCGTCAAGGAAGCTCAAAGGATTCCCTAGGGGTAGGCAAAATCCATAACGGAGCCGACGATAATGCCTCTGGTACCGCTGGTTTATTGGAGCTCGCACGTTACTTTAGCAGCAACAAGGAAAAAGAACCTTACAACCTATTATTTATCGCTTTCGGGGCAGAAGAATTGGGATTAGTAGGTTCAAAATATTTTACGGAACACCCTACGCTCCCATTGGAGAAAATCACAGCCATGCTGAATATGGATATGATTGGCCGTTATAATCCCAGCAATGGCCTTGCTGTAATCGGCTATGGAACAAGTAGTCAATGGCCGGCTATATTCAAAGATGTTCAAGCACCTATAAAATTTAATCTTAGTAAGGATGGTAATGGCGGATCTGACCAAACTTCATTCTACAAAAAGAATATACCGGTATTGTTTTTCCATACTGGTGGACACCCAGACTACCATATGCCGACCGATGATGCCGATAAAATTGATTACAATGCTTTAAAATCCATTTTAGATCTAGAAAAAACAGTGGTTGAAAATATCATGAAACAATCCAGTAAAATGGACTTTATATGGACCAACTAA
- a CDS encoding DEAD/DEAH box helicase, whose amino-acid sequence MQQSFENFKFNKQILNAIAEAGYQQPTEIQEKAITPILAGQDVMGIAQTGTGKTAAFVLPMLMKLKYAQGNDARALILTPTRELAMQIEENIKLFSTYLDLRSVVLYGGLGPKTQIEALEKGVDIIVATPGRFLDLYLEGHIGVKSLKFLVLDEADKMMDMGFISKIHRVLEIVPRKRQNLLFSATMSELVRKIAGDFLAFPTVIEVSEQATPAKTVSQALYIVPNQKTKLNLLQHLLKDDEAFSRLIVFCKTKQVADNVFHFLERKYGKDEVRVIHANKGQNTRINSINAFKEGNIRILVATDVAARGLDVSNVSHVINFEVPIVIEDYVHRIGRTGRAFNEGDAITFCNEAEKYYVRKIEKLIKQSIPVHALPEDVFIEKTPFHEKQDIAREIDNQKRKDDPDFQGAFHEKKYVIKQKEVREAQRASGFKPKAKSKSKSAGGKSGGTNRNFKKR is encoded by the coding sequence ATGCAGCAATCATTTGAAAATTTTAAATTCAATAAACAGATCTTAAATGCGATAGCGGAGGCGGGGTATCAACAACCGACAGAGATCCAGGAAAAGGCAATTACGCCAATATTGGCCGGGCAGGATGTGATGGGCATCGCTCAGACTGGAACTGGGAAAACGGCGGCATTCGTTTTACCCATGCTGATGAAGCTAAAGTATGCTCAGGGAAATGATGCGCGTGCGTTGATTTTGACACCAACGAGGGAATTGGCCATGCAAATCGAAGAAAATATTAAACTGTTTTCTACTTATCTTGATTTGCGTTCAGTGGTACTTTATGGTGGATTAGGGCCAAAAACTCAAATAGAAGCACTCGAAAAAGGAGTGGATATTATCGTTGCAACGCCAGGTCGATTTTTGGACTTGTACCTGGAAGGGCATATTGGCGTTAAGTCACTTAAATTTTTGGTCTTAGATGAGGCCGATAAGATGATGGATATGGGTTTTATCAGTAAGATCCATCGCGTGCTTGAAATTGTCCCACGCAAACGGCAGAACTTACTGTTCTCAGCAACAATGAGTGAGCTTGTCCGCAAAATTGCAGGCGATTTCTTAGCATTTCCGACGGTTATTGAAGTGTCCGAACAAGCTACACCAGCGAAGACGGTAAGCCAGGCGCTCTATATCGTTCCCAACCAAAAGACAAAATTGAATTTACTTCAACATCTCCTAAAAGATGATGAAGCGTTTAGCCGATTGATTGTTTTCTGTAAAACAAAGCAGGTAGCAGATAATGTTTTCCACTTTTTGGAACGTAAATATGGTAAAGATGAGGTTCGTGTTATTCATGCCAATAAAGGCCAGAACACACGCATCAACTCTATTAATGCATTTAAGGAAGGAAATATCCGGATTTTGGTCGCAACGGATGTGGCGGCGCGAGGACTTGATGTTTCTAATGTAAGCCATGTGATCAACTTTGAAGTACCTATTGTTATTGAAGATTACGTACATCGTATTGGACGTACAGGGCGTGCGTTCAATGAAGGGGACGCCATCACGTTCTGTAATGAAGCCGAGAAATATTATGTTCGCAAAATCGAAAAATTGATCAAACAAAGTATCCCCGTGCACGCACTCCCAGAGGATGTCTTTATCGAGAAAACACCCTTTCATGAAAAACAGGATATTGCTCGCGAGATTGATAATCAAAAGCGAAAAGATGATCCTGATTTCCAAGGTGCTTTTCACGAGAAAAAATACGTTATCAAACAGAAAGAAGTGCGCGAGGCACAACGAGCTTCTGGATTTAAACCAAAAGCAAAAAGTAAAAGTAAGTCTGCAGGTGGAAAATCGGGGGGAACAAATCGCAATTTTAAAAAACGTTAA